Proteins from a genomic interval of Gadus morhua chromosome 21, gadMor3.0, whole genome shotgun sequence:
- the rnf8 gene encoding E3 ubiquitin-protein ligase rnf8 isoform X1 has product MESVTSESSACDKQESAIPEACCLTRIGSNADWLLLPENQEIKIGRGVDVTYQLVSPSCPLMISRLHCCFKQKGDGHWTVTDKMSLNGVWVNGIRIPAERAHRLRLGDSIKLGVAAAGAQVEHEYIFVRRPLKELEPHLAQVFSLSPKAVPVANTSKRKFSADETEPSTSSKQKLYRGSMPNTSCSPPGLDTEPRQRARPPSEDTPGLDTEPRQRARPPSEDTPGLDTEPRQRARPPSEGLPLHAGKRQEAILISDDSNSPSERDNLQMFSQNLLTLRARVKGTQKQLATLEGTSQQGDASQEAQVRELQGQLGALRTKTQHMEMLEKSFSQTRAQLAQKTKQEEEVLKKQLEDALQEQRNVMEELAHSRQGFEQVLLAKNRELELTKVEKEKERAKKEQVVTQMTEVMENELQCIICSELFIQAYVLNCSHIFCLYCIGEWRKRKDECPICRQTIRSQTRCLAVDNFIDSMVQNLSADTKTRRQVIVNEREGATPPEVTVIQDDSSTTSRSSSSSSGSSGSSLDSGSESDSDAADGEVENISPADGSIHLDSSGDGTVESVGTDSSHQSLDLSSSTSNISGGDDGFYNW; this is encoded by the exons ATGGAATCAGTGACATCCGAGTCCTCAGCATGTGATAAGCAAGAATCCGCAATTCCTGAAGCATGCTGTTTGACGCGGATCGGAAGCAATGCAGACTGGCTTCTGTTGCCGGAGAATCAAGAG ATCAAGATTGGACGTGGTGTAGACGTCACCTACCAGCTCGTATCACCGTCTTGCCCTCTGATGATCTCCAGACTGCACTGTTGCTTCAAGCAAAAGGGAGATGGGCATTGGACTGTCACAGACAAAATG AGTCTAAATGGCGTGTGGGTTAATGGGATACGCATACCTGCGGAGAGAGCCCACCGACTCCGCCTGGGGGACTCCATAAAGCTCGGTGTTGCTGCGGCTGGAGCCCAAGTGGAGCATGAGTATATATTTGTTAGACGGCCCCTCAAAGAACTAGAACCCCACCTGGCGCAGGTGTTCAGTCTGAGTCCCAAGGCGGTCCCTGTGGCCAATACCAGCAAAAGGAAGTTCAGCGCGGATGAAACGGAGCCGTCCACCTCCTCAAAGCAGAAGCTTTATCGCGGCTCCATGCCAAACACTTCCTGTTCCCCACCGGGCCTGGATACAGAACCTAGACAGAGGGCCAGGCCGCCGTCGGAGGACACGCCGGGCCTGGATACAGAACCTAGACAGAGGGCCAGGCCGCCGTCGGAGGACACGCCGGGCCTGGATACAGAACCTAGACAGAGGGCCAGGCCGCCGTCGGAGGGCCTGCCGCTTCACGCTGGGAAACGGCAGGAGGCCATCTTGATCTCTGACGACTCCAACAGTCCCAGCGAACGGGACAATCTTCAGAT GTTCAGCCAGAACCTCCTGACCCTGCGAGCGCGAGTCAAGGGCACCCAGAAGCAGTTGGCCACGCTGGAGGGCACGTCCCAGCAGGGGGATGCCTCCCAGGAGGCCCAGGTCAGGGAGCTGCAGGGCCAGCTGGGGGCGCTGCGCACCAAGACGCAGCACATGGAGATGCTGGAGAAGTCCTTCAGCCAGACCAGAGCACAACTG GCACAGAAGACAAAGCAGGAAGAAGAGGTCTTAAAGAAACAACTAGAAGACGCCTTACAGGAG CAAAGGAACGTCATGGAGGAGCTCGCCCATTCTCGGCAAGGCTTTGAACAAGTCCTTTTGGCGAAGAACAGGGAGCTAGAACTTACCAAA gtggagaaggagaaggagagggccaAGAAAGAGCAAGTGGTCACGCAGATGACGGAGGTGATGGAGAATGAGCTCCAGTGTATCATTTGTTCCGAGCTCTTCATTCAG GCTTACGTGCTGAACTGCAGTCACATCTTCTGCCTGTACTGCATCGGCGAGTGGCGCAAGCGCAAAGACGAGTGTCCCATCTGCCGCCAGACGATCCGCTCGCAGACGCGCTGCCTTGCTGTGGATAACTTCATCGACAGCATGGTGCAGAACCTCAGCGCCGATACCAAGACCAGGAGACAGGTGATCGTCAACGAGAGGGAAG GAGCCACGCCTCCGGAGGTGACGGTGATCCAAGATGACAGCAGCACGaccagcagaagcagcagcagcagcagcggctccAGCGGGAGCAGCCTGGACAGCGGCAGCGAGTCGGACAGCGACGCGGCGGACGGGGAGGTGGAGAACATCAGCCCTGCGGACGGCAGCATCCACCTGGACAGCTCGGGGGACGGCACGGTGGAATCGGTGGGCACGGACAGCAGTCATCAGAGCCTCgacctcagctcctccaccagcaacATCTCGGGGGGCGATGACGGCTTTTATAATTGGTGA
- the rnf8 gene encoding E3 ubiquitin-protein ligase rnf8 isoform X3 gives MESVTSESSACDKQESAIPEACCLTRIGSNADWLLLPENQEIKIGRGVDVTYQLVSPSCPLMISRLHCCFKQKGDGHWTVTDKMSLNGVWVNGIRIPAERAHRLRLGDSIKLGVAAAGAQVEHEYIFVRRPLKELEPHLAQVFSLSPKAVPVANTSKRKFSADETEPSTSSKQKLYRGSMPNTSCSPPGLDTEPRQRARPPSEDTPGLDTEPRQRARPPSEDTPGLDTEPRQRARPPSEGLPLHAGKRQEAILISDDSNSPSERDNLQMFSQNLLTLRARVKGTQKQLATLEGTSQQGDASQEAQVRELQGQLGALRTKTQHMEMLEKSFSQTRAQLAQKTKQEEEVLKKQLEDALQEQRNVMEELAHSRQGFEQVLLAKNRELELTKVEKEKERAKKEQVVTQMTEVMENELQCIICSELFIQAYVLNCSHIFCLYCIGEWRKRKDECPICRQTIRSQTRCLAVDNFIDSMVQNLSADTKTRRQVIVNEREGERSHASGGDGDPR, from the exons ATGGAATCAGTGACATCCGAGTCCTCAGCATGTGATAAGCAAGAATCCGCAATTCCTGAAGCATGCTGTTTGACGCGGATCGGAAGCAATGCAGACTGGCTTCTGTTGCCGGAGAATCAAGAG ATCAAGATTGGACGTGGTGTAGACGTCACCTACCAGCTCGTATCACCGTCTTGCCCTCTGATGATCTCCAGACTGCACTGTTGCTTCAAGCAAAAGGGAGATGGGCATTGGACTGTCACAGACAAAATG AGTCTAAATGGCGTGTGGGTTAATGGGATACGCATACCTGCGGAGAGAGCCCACCGACTCCGCCTGGGGGACTCCATAAAGCTCGGTGTTGCTGCGGCTGGAGCCCAAGTGGAGCATGAGTATATATTTGTTAGACGGCCCCTCAAAGAACTAGAACCCCACCTGGCGCAGGTGTTCAGTCTGAGTCCCAAGGCGGTCCCTGTGGCCAATACCAGCAAAAGGAAGTTCAGCGCGGATGAAACGGAGCCGTCCACCTCCTCAAAGCAGAAGCTTTATCGCGGCTCCATGCCAAACACTTCCTGTTCCCCACCGGGCCTGGATACAGAACCTAGACAGAGGGCCAGGCCGCCGTCGGAGGACACGCCGGGCCTGGATACAGAACCTAGACAGAGGGCCAGGCCGCCGTCGGAGGACACGCCGGGCCTGGATACAGAACCTAGACAGAGGGCCAGGCCGCCGTCGGAGGGCCTGCCGCTTCACGCTGGGAAACGGCAGGAGGCCATCTTGATCTCTGACGACTCCAACAGTCCCAGCGAACGGGACAATCTTCAGAT GTTCAGCCAGAACCTCCTGACCCTGCGAGCGCGAGTCAAGGGCACCCAGAAGCAGTTGGCCACGCTGGAGGGCACGTCCCAGCAGGGGGATGCCTCCCAGGAGGCCCAGGTCAGGGAGCTGCAGGGCCAGCTGGGGGCGCTGCGCACCAAGACGCAGCACATGGAGATGCTGGAGAAGTCCTTCAGCCAGACCAGAGCACAACTG GCACAGAAGACAAAGCAGGAAGAAGAGGTCTTAAAGAAACAACTAGAAGACGCCTTACAGGAG CAAAGGAACGTCATGGAGGAGCTCGCCCATTCTCGGCAAGGCTTTGAACAAGTCCTTTTGGCGAAGAACAGGGAGCTAGAACTTACCAAA gtggagaaggagaaggagagggccaAGAAAGAGCAAGTGGTCACGCAGATGACGGAGGTGATGGAGAATGAGCTCCAGTGTATCATTTGTTCCGAGCTCTTCATTCAG GCTTACGTGCTGAACTGCAGTCACATCTTCTGCCTGTACTGCATCGGCGAGTGGCGCAAGCGCAAAGACGAGTGTCCCATCTGCCGCCAGACGATCCGCTCGCAGACGCGCTGCCTTGCTGTGGATAACTTCATCGACAGCATGGTGCAGAACCTCAGCGCCGATACCAAGACCAGGAGACAGGTGATCGTCAACGAGAGGGAAGGTGAGAG GAGCCACGCCTCCGGAGGTGACGGTGATCCAAGATGA
- the rnf8 gene encoding E3 ubiquitin-protein ligase rnf8 isoform X2, producing the protein MESVTSESSACDKQESAIPEACCLTRIGSNADWLLLPENQEIKIGRGVDVTYQLVSPSCPLMISRLHCCFKQKGDGHWTVTDKMSLNGVWVNGIRIPAERAHRLRLGDSIKLGVAAAGAQVEHEYIFVRRPLKELEPHLAQVFSLSPKAVPVANTSKRKFSADETEPSTSSKQKLYRGSMPNTSCSPPGLDTEPRQRARPPSEDTPGLDTEPRQRARPPSEGLPLHAGKRQEAILISDDSNSPSERDNLQMFSQNLLTLRARVKGTQKQLATLEGTSQQGDASQEAQVRELQGQLGALRTKTQHMEMLEKSFSQTRAQLAQKTKQEEEVLKKQLEDALQEQRNVMEELAHSRQGFEQVLLAKNRELELTKVEKEKERAKKEQVVTQMTEVMENELQCIICSELFIQAYVLNCSHIFCLYCIGEWRKRKDECPICRQTIRSQTRCLAVDNFIDSMVQNLSADTKTRRQVIVNEREGATPPEVTVIQDDSSTTSRSSSSSSGSSGSSLDSGSESDSDAADGEVENISPADGSIHLDSSGDGTVESVGTDSSHQSLDLSSSTSNISGGDDGFYNW; encoded by the exons ATGGAATCAGTGACATCCGAGTCCTCAGCATGTGATAAGCAAGAATCCGCAATTCCTGAAGCATGCTGTTTGACGCGGATCGGAAGCAATGCAGACTGGCTTCTGTTGCCGGAGAATCAAGAG ATCAAGATTGGACGTGGTGTAGACGTCACCTACCAGCTCGTATCACCGTCTTGCCCTCTGATGATCTCCAGACTGCACTGTTGCTTCAAGCAAAAGGGAGATGGGCATTGGACTGTCACAGACAAAATG AGTCTAAATGGCGTGTGGGTTAATGGGATACGCATACCTGCGGAGAGAGCCCACCGACTCCGCCTGGGGGACTCCATAAAGCTCGGTGTTGCTGCGGCTGGAGCCCAAGTGGAGCATGAGTATATATTTGTTAGACGGCCCCTCAAAGAACTAGAACCCCACCTGGCGCAGGTGTTCAGTCTGAGTCCCAAGGCGGTCCCTGTGGCCAATACCAGCAAAAGGAAGTTCAGCGCGGATGAAACGGAGCCGTCCACCTCCTCAAAGCAGAAGCTTTATCGCGGCTCCATGCCAAACACTTCCTGTTCCCCACCGGGCCTGGATACAGAACCTAGACAGAGGGCCAGGCCGCCGTCGGAGGACACGCCGGGCCTGGATACAGAACCTAGACAGAGGGCCAG GCCGCCGTCGGAGGGCCTGCCGCTTCACGCTGGGAAACGGCAGGAGGCCATCTTGATCTCTGACGACTCCAACAGTCCCAGCGAACGGGACAATCTTCAGAT GTTCAGCCAGAACCTCCTGACCCTGCGAGCGCGAGTCAAGGGCACCCAGAAGCAGTTGGCCACGCTGGAGGGCACGTCCCAGCAGGGGGATGCCTCCCAGGAGGCCCAGGTCAGGGAGCTGCAGGGCCAGCTGGGGGCGCTGCGCACCAAGACGCAGCACATGGAGATGCTGGAGAAGTCCTTCAGCCAGACCAGAGCACAACTG GCACAGAAGACAAAGCAGGAAGAAGAGGTCTTAAAGAAACAACTAGAAGACGCCTTACAGGAG CAAAGGAACGTCATGGAGGAGCTCGCCCATTCTCGGCAAGGCTTTGAACAAGTCCTTTTGGCGAAGAACAGGGAGCTAGAACTTACCAAA gtggagaaggagaaggagagggccaAGAAAGAGCAAGTGGTCACGCAGATGACGGAGGTGATGGAGAATGAGCTCCAGTGTATCATTTGTTCCGAGCTCTTCATTCAG GCTTACGTGCTGAACTGCAGTCACATCTTCTGCCTGTACTGCATCGGCGAGTGGCGCAAGCGCAAAGACGAGTGTCCCATCTGCCGCCAGACGATCCGCTCGCAGACGCGCTGCCTTGCTGTGGATAACTTCATCGACAGCATGGTGCAGAACCTCAGCGCCGATACCAAGACCAGGAGACAGGTGATCGTCAACGAGAGGGAAG GAGCCACGCCTCCGGAGGTGACGGTGATCCAAGATGACAGCAGCACGaccagcagaagcagcagcagcagcagcggctccAGCGGGAGCAGCCTGGACAGCGGCAGCGAGTCGGACAGCGACGCGGCGGACGGGGAGGTGGAGAACATCAGCCCTGCGGACGGCAGCATCCACCTGGACAGCTCGGGGGACGGCACGGTGGAATCGGTGGGCACGGACAGCAGTCATCAGAGCCTCgacctcagctcctccaccagcaacATCTCGGGGGGCGATGACGGCTTTTATAATTGGTGA
- the aida gene encoding axin interactor, dorsalization-associated protein: MSDVTKTIQKWHASFSKGTDFDSWGQLVEAIDEYQILARQLQKEVQSTNSTNFTEDQKKTLGKFATCLELRSASLQCSQPTEDFRLEELKTLEPIIKNILTYNKEFPFDVQPVPLRKILAPGEEENLELEEEEDAAAGAGSAETFPSQVSGTLLPRLPSEPSMTLLTLRIDKIGLKDAGQCIDPYMTISVKDVNGIDVNQVQDTPLATRKEDTYIHFSVEVEIQKHVEKLPKGAAIFFEFKHYKPKKRFTSTKCFAFMEMDEIKPGPIVIELYRKPTDYKRKKLQLMTKKPLYLHLHQTLHKDS, from the exons ATGTCTGATGTCACCAAGACTATCCAGAAATGGCATGCGAGTTTCAGTAAAGGGACAGACTTTGATTCGTGGGGACAATTAGTGGAGGCTATTGATGAGTACCAAAT ATTGGCACGCCAGCTCCAAAAAGAGGTCCAGTCAACCAATTCCACAAACTTCACTGAAGATCAGAAG AAAACATTAGGCAAATTTGCAACATGTCTGGAGCTGAGAAGTGCAAGTTTGCAG TGCTCACAGCCAACGGAAGACTTCAGGTTAGAGGAGCTGAAGACGTTGGAACCCA TTATAAAAAATATACTGACTTACAACAAAGAATTCCCCTTTGATGTCCAGCCGGTGCCATTAAG AAAAATCCTAGCTCCAGGGGAAGAGGAGAACCTGGagctggaagaggaagaggatgctGCAGCAGGAGCTGGGTCTGCTGAGACCTTCCCATCTCAAGTATCAG GTACATTGTTACCACGGTTACCCTCAGAGCCCAGCATGACACTTCTTACACTTAGGATTGATAAAATTGGCTTGAAGGATGCTGGCCAATGTATCGACCCCTACATGACCATCAGTGTAAAag ATGTGAATGGGATTGACGTGAACCAGGTGCAAGATACCCCTTTGGCCACCAGGAAGGAAGACACCTACATCCACTTCAGCGTAGAGGTGGAGATCCAGAAACACGTGGAGAAGCTACCCAAAG GAGCGGCCATCTTCTTTGAATTCAAGCATTACAAACCCAAGAAGAGGTTTACCAGCACAAAATGCTTCGCTTTCATGGAGATGGATGAAATAAAGCCCGGCCCAATTGTGATTGAGCT GTACAGGAAGCCCACTGACTACAAAAGGAAGAAACTCCAGCTCATGACCAAGAAACCACTatatctccatctccatcagACGCTGCACAAGGACAGCTGA